The genomic stretch GCAAAGCAACAGTTGAGAGTAAAACCAAGAGAATGTGGCCTGCTTGGTTTGAAATGGGACAAGTCAACCGACGACTTTGGAATCACGTTTCCAGTCGATGCTTCCTCGCCAACCAAAAGAGGCATTCTGGGAAAGGTTGCCAAGATCTATGATCCTCTTGGACTTGTGGCTCCAATCACACTTCAAGGGAAGCTGTTATACCGTGATGCCTGTGACAAGAAATGCGCGTGGGATGCACCGCTTCCGCCTACTCTGACTCGCCAGTGGAAAAAGTGGGAGAATTCATTGCCCCAGAAAATCAACTGTCCAAGATCGCTGACATCTATTAGAGAATCTATCGAGGGAATTAAGCTCCATGTCTTCGGAGATGCTAGCGGAAGGGGTGTTGCAGCAGTCGTATATGCTGTCGTCACACACTCATCGTCAGAAAGTCAAGGATTGGTGACGGCGAAAGCAAGATTGGCCAAACAAGGGCTGACCATACCTCGGCGAGAACTAGTCTCTGGCCACATGGCGGTAAACCTCGTTACAAATGCTCTGGATGCACTTCAAGGTTTTCCAGTAACCTCTCTACATTGCTGGTTGGACAGCACCGTAGCACTTCATTGGATACGCGGAAATGGGGATTACAAGCAATTTGTAGCCAACCGTGTGCGGAAAATTCGTGACCACAACAATGTAACGTGGCGGCATGTGCCTACCAAAGACAACCCCGCAGACTATGCCAGTAGAGGTGGGATGCTCACCGAGGGAAATCAGTTGTGGTGGAAGGGGCCGACCTGGCTAACAGACCCTACAAATTGGCCTCCTGATATAGTAACCACACCTACAACAGAATCAAATGCAGAAGTGAAGCCTACAAAAGAGCTGTTTGCCCTCGCCGTAGACGCGAATGATGAACTTGATGACCTCCTCTCCAAGACTTCCTATTGGCGAACTCTGCGAGTCTGTGCGTGGATAAGGCGGTTCATTGACAACGCAAAGAAGTCAAAACCTCAAAGAATCAATGGTCCACTCACGactgaagaaataaaaaaccaaGAGCTTTTCTGGGTACGTCAAGTCCAAGCACGTGGAGCTAAAGGCATGGAGGAAGATAGATTGACATTGAACCTGCAAAAGAATGATGACGGACTATTAGACTGCAGAGGGCGGCTGCAGGGCGACTACCCAATTTATATACCAGATTCCACTATCCTTGCCTAGAAGATCGTTCAACAGGCTCACAATGCCACACTTCACGGGGGAGATGGCCTCACCATGGCAAGAATCAGAGAGCAATTTTGGATTCCTCGTCTCAGACGACTCGTAAAAAGAACTGTGAAGAAGTGCTATGGATGTAAAAGGTTCCAAGCTGTTGCGTTAGCCAAACCACCACCAGGCCTTCTACCACA from Montipora capricornis isolate CH-2021 chromosome 12, ASM3666992v2, whole genome shotgun sequence encodes the following:
- the LOC138025827 gene encoding uncharacterized protein, whose amino-acid sequence is MPSDYEDLCRMDVLGIADPLSGDQSVVHAEFLEQLQRSPKGWYESGLPWKGDHQPLPSNKSGSLKRLSSLIQRLKRVGQLENYRAIMQEQLTEGIIEEASMEPKGREFYIPHKPVLRESAESTKLRIVYDASARAYESAPSLNDCLEIGPPLQNQLWKVLLRGRFYTVALAGDIQKAFLQVRIRPEDRDALRFHRLSNEDPHQVRTYRFTRALFGLGPSPFLLSGVMRHHLDTCCAEHPERVGEIEHELYVDDLLMGGATTAEVKEKKIETIDIFSQAAFHLHKWHSNVKALEDDPTADCEDDLSYAKQQLRVKPRECGLLGLKWDKSTDDFGITFPVDASSPTKRGILGKVAKIYDPLGLVAPITLQGKLLYRDACDKKCAWDAPLPPTLTRQWKKWENSLPQKINCPRSLTSIRESIEGIKLHVFGDASGRGVAAVVYAVVTHSSSESQGLVTAKARLAKQGLTIPRRELVSGHMAVNLVTNALDALQGFPVTSLHCWLDSTVALHWIRGNGDYKQFVANRVRKIRDHNNVTWRHVPTKDNPADYASRGGMLTEGNQLWWKGPTWLTDPTNWPPDIVTTPTTESNAEVKPTKELFALAVDANDELDDLLSKTSYWRTLRVCAWIRRFIDNAKKSKPQRINGPLTTEEIKNQELFWVRQVQARGAKGMEEDRLTLNLQKNDDGLLDCRGRLQGDYPIYIPDSTILA